From the Ignavibacteria bacterium genome, the window CTAGGGGGCTCCACATCTGTCCCAGATTCTACGTCATCCCGTCACGCCGTCACTTCGTCATTGCTCTCGATCTCTCCCAATCCCTCTATGAACAGCGCTACGATTACGGTTGCTGACAGAAGCCCCGTACTTCGGCTGTATGATGCCAGCGGACGATTTGTATCCTCCTACACGGTCGAAAACGGTAGGGTCGTGGTGAACACGTCGGAGCTCTCGAATGGTGTCTACAATGTTGTTTCAGACACGGGGAGCGGGGTGTTGATGGTTAATCGTTAGAGTGTTAGAGTGGTAGAATGCTAGATTGTTAGAGAAGAGTCGTAACGCCTTATCGTCATTATCCCACAATAGACATAGAAGGCGGGCGTCGGCAAGAGCGATGCTGAGGGTTGCATTCCATGAGAGGGGCATTCATGAAAGTCATCGCTGTTATTGTGTGCTTGTTGGTGTCCTTAGCGCAGGGGCAGGCGCAGGTAGAGTGGACAGAAGTGTTGAAGTTGAAAGTAGGTGCATACGCCCTCACGACGAATGGTGTGATTGTGGCATATGCTCCGTACAAAGTCCACCTTTCTCTTGATACAGGTAAAACATGGTCTAGCTCGGTCATTAATGTCGAAGATCGGAACGCCCCTTCATACTTGCCTGCTTTGCACGTTCAAGATGAAGATCGGATAGTTCTCTCTGGCATTGGCATATATAGAAACACGAATGGATTTGAAACGGAAGCATTGTATGAGGCATATGAATCCGTAGATAGCGGACGATCATGGGCTGTGTATGATCTCCCTACCAAGGTGGAAAAGACGTATGAACTTGATCAAGATAATAGTGGTCATGCCTGTATGAGTGGTGACTATGGGTTTAAGATCAGTATAGACGATTTCAAGAGCTATGTGGACGTGAATATTGGAAGTGCGTGGTCTGGGCGGAACGGAGTCGAACACTGTCTCGCAACAGATCGAGGGCTCTTCTTCTGCTATGGAACAGGTGGGGGAATTGTTAGAACTGCTGATTCAGGAAGGTCACTGCAAAGAGCAATTGTTCCAACTACAAATGATCTTTCTGATATGATGTTCGTAGATCGCGAGTTCGGAATTTGTGTGGGAAAGAACAGTACTGTCCTGAAGACCAACAATGGTGGGGTATCATGGTCCGATGTTCAGTCAGGTATTCCTGCCGACATAACGTGTGTGTTCATCAGAGATACTGCTACATGGATGATCGGTGCAGAAATGGGCTGGGTTAAAGTCACCACTGACGGTGGAGCAACCTGGCGTGACATTTCGCTACCAGATCACACGCCTCTCAATGATGTAACGAACGTTGTGATTCTCGGTCCGCGTGACTACATGATCTCAACCTTGCAAGGTGCCTATCGAGGCAAAGATCTAGGGGGCTCCACATCTGTCCCAGATTCATTGTCATCCCGTCACTCCGTCACTTTGTCAATGCTTTCCATCTCACCCAATCCCTCAACGAACAGCGCTACGATTACGGTTGCTGACAGAAGCCCCGTACTTCGGCTGTATGATGCCAGCGGACGACTTGTAGCCTCCTACACGGTCGAAAACGGTAGGGTCGTGGTGAACACGTCGGAGCTCTCGAATGGTGTCTACAATGTTGTTTCGGACATGGGGAGCGGGGTGTTGATGGTTAGTCGTTAGAGTGGTAGAGTGTTAGATGGCTAGAGTGGTAGATTGTTAGAGTGCTAGAGTCATATCGTCATAGCGTCATAACGTCATAATCGTCATTACCTCGTTTCGTTTTGTGGTGAAGAGGTAAGGGGCGAGTATCTTTGTGGATGGACTCAACGTTTGACAATGCCTTTTTCCTGAACCTTCGCTCTGCTGTGAAGGTAGTGTTAGCGAACCGGGCACAGCTGGATAGTCGGCTTTATGACGCTCTGGAGTTTTATCAGCAACGAAACTATCCTCAAACACAGTCGGTCCTTGAGGATATACTTCAGACCCCGCCCCCCGAGGTCAAGAACTCCACTGCCTATGCTGCGTCTCTCCTGGCAAGGTGCTATGCAAGCCGCGGAAAGGACCAAGAAGGATTAGAGTTATTGGAGTCCGAAGAGATCGCTCGGCACTTCCACGGGGCTCTGGCTACGTCAACCTTGTATTGGTTGACTGCCCATTTCTACAAGGCTCAAGGTCGATACTCGGAGGCAATGGAAAAACTCCAAACGGCTCTTGATCTTGTACTTACCAGCACGGCTCCAAAGAATGCCTTTCGAATAGTCTCCGATTTAGCGAACGTGCATCTAGCGTTAGGCGATGAAGCTCGAGCGATCACGCTTTACGAGTCGGCAATATCTGAGTTTGAAGAAGATGCCGACTACAAAGATGCTCTCGTTCGAACACGTTGCAATCTTGCATCGGTCTACCAGGGGGTCTCTCGGAATGGCGATGCGATCAACATTATCGACGAGTTACTAGAGCTTGAAGAGATAGAGAGAGACTGGTCGACGTTCATTGCTCTTAAGCTCAACAGGGCCATTACGCTCAAGGCACTTGCACGAATGGACGAGTCTCTCAAAGCCTACTCTGAAGTCCGTGATCTTGCTCGCGCGAAGCACGATGCTCAGTTCGAGGCGCGTGCCTTGATTGGCCTATCAGAACACGCTCGACAAGGCGATTCGATTGACGATGCACTTGCGTACGTTAAGGAGGCCTACGAGATATCTGAGGCGCATAAGCTTCAGGAAATGATCCTCGTGTGTATGAAGCGTATTGCAGTACTTCAACATGCGAATGGCAAGGTTGACGATGCAATAGCGTTGCTGCGTGAGTGTTTTACACGATATGTCTCCAACGGTAACCGACGAGAAGCAATTGGAACAGCATCAGATATTGTGGATTTTCTAACGAAGGCTCATCGCTACGAAGGGGCCTTAGAGACTCTCCAAGAGAGCATGCGTCTTCAGCGATCTGTCTACGAAGCAGAAACGGAAAGAGCCGTAGAGATAGCCTCTGTGCGCACACGCCTTGCAAAAGAGAAGGAAGCCGCTAGGGTTAGAGACGAAGAGCGGAGCAGAGTGCTTAATGCAGTGATGCCCGCACACATCGCTACCCGTTTGACTGCCGGTGAACGAGAGATCGTCGATACGCTACCAGCCGTTACGATCATGTTTGCAGACGTTGTAGGGTTCACGGAGCTCGTCTCGTCGATGTCCGGTGAAGCCCTCCTTGAACTCCTTTCGCAGTTGTTTACGGGTCTTGACGCTGCTGCCTCGCGATTTGGTTGTGAGCGTGTTAAGACGATTGGGGACTCCTACATGGCAATCTGTGGCGCCTCAACAGAGCTTGACGACCATGTTGAGAGAATCGCACGTATGGCACTTGCGATTGTTCGGGGAGAGTTCGCACTTCCGATCAATCCATCGAGGCTTCGAATTGGAATTAACACAGGCCCTGTGATAGCGGGAGTGATGGACGGACAGCGTATCTCTTATGATGTATGGGGAGACACGGTTAACGTAGCTGCGAGAATGGAG encodes:
- a CDS encoding T9SS type A sorting domain-containing protein yields the protein MKVIAVIVCLLVSLAQGQAQVEWTEVLKLKVGAYALTTNGVIVAYAPYKVHLSLDTGKTWSSSVINVEDRNAPSYLPALHVQDEDRIVLSGIGIYRNTNGFETEALYEAYESVDSGRSWAVYDLPTKVEKTYELDQDNSGHACMSGDYGFKISIDDFKSYVDVNIGSAWSGRNGVEHCLATDRGLFFCYGTGGGIVRTADSGRSLQRAIVPTTNDLSDMMFVDREFGICVGKNSTVLKTNNGGVSWSDVQSGIPADITCVFIRDTATWMIGAEMGWVKVTTDGGATWRDISLPDHTPLNDVTNVVILGPRDYMISTLQGAYRGKDLGGSTSVPDSLSSRHSVTLSMLSISPNPSTNSATITVADRSPVLRLYDASGRLVASYTVENGRVVVNTSELSNGVYNVVSDMGSGVLMVSR